Part of the Oryzias melastigma strain HK-1 linkage group LG11, ASM292280v2, whole genome shotgun sequence genome, TAATTTAAATACTTACTGAACGTAGCAGAACACACATgcccagttaaaaaaaaaaaagattaaaagtgaCCTAGAAACGAGTAAGTGATGTTTACAGACATGCNNNNNNNNNNNNNNNNNNNNNNNNNNNNNNNNNNNNNNNNNNNNNNNNNNNNNNNNNNNNNNNNNNNNNNNNNNNNNNNNNNNNNNNNNNNNNNNNNNNNNNNNNNNNNNNNNNNNNNNNNNNNNNNNNNNNNNNNNNNNNNNNNNNNNNNNNNNNNNNNNNNNNNNNNNNNNNNNNNNNNNNNNNNNNNNNNNNNNNNNNNNNNNNNNNNNNNNNNNNNNNNNNNNNNNNNNNNNNNNNNNNNNNNNNNNNNNNNNNNNNNNNNNNNNNNNNNNNNNNNNNNNNNNNNNNNNNNNNNNNNNNNNNNNNNNNNNNNNNNNNNNNNNNNNNNNNNNNNNNNNNNNNNNNNNNNNNNNNNNNNNNNNNNNNNNNNNNNNNNNNNNNNNNNNNNNNNNNNNNNNNNNNNNNNNNNNNNNNNNNNNNNNNNNNNNNNNNNNNNNNNNNNNNNNNNNNNNNNNNNNNNNNNNNNNNNNNNNNNNNNNNNNNNNNNNNNNNNNNNNNNNNNNNNNNNNNNNNNNNNNNNNNNNNNNNNNNNNNNNNNNNNNNNNNNNNNNNNNNNNNNNNNNNNNNNNNNNNNNNNNNNNNNNNNNNNNNNNNNNNNNNNNNNNNNNNNNNNNNNNNNNNNNNNNNNNNNNATAATTACAAATTAAAGGTTATACAGTCTTAGACTTATTTTAGAGCAAAATGTTTATATGATCAATACAAGTTGGTCCATCTTAAATCATTTTACCTAAACTGgcactttaaataaatctaaatgtttgcTTCCAAAATGATAAAGGCCAAGCTAGAATGTCAAACATTAAAatcctgagaaaaaaaaacctgatcaaatattttgaatgtttaagATAAAATGTTGCAAGTGTCCAAGAGTTTGCATTGAGGAAATTCCTTTTTGGTCCCAAGACTTAACTTCAAGAGATTTAAAACCTTTGTAATAATTTTCAATTAGCAATTTGACAAATTGAAGTCAACACCTGGTCTTTAACTTTTGTAATGCATCTCTGCACATTATGCTTTTAACATTCTGTAGCTCAAGCTTGCATGAACTGAACCATATAAAAACTGACAAGATtgtaaatgcagtttaaatcCTTTATTGGTTAAGACTGGCAGAGGGTCGAGATCCTGGGAAAACAAAGATAAGTTAAAGACGACTGTTGAAGGCATGAGGGGGAAATGCATGTAGGAAAGTTTACTCACAGTTAAGATAAGgccttgtttttctttgttgaggGGAGGAGCTTCGGTCTGTCCCCATCAAACTGGTAGAGGGATGTCAGGGAAGCCATTCCAGAAGCACCTTTTGTCTTTTGGTTCAAGTCGCTGCGATCCCATGAGAGTGTCTTCGTGGGAGAAGATTGGGAGCTCCGTCCTCTTGGGGGATTGGAGTACGACACCGTTGCATGACCGGTGATACCCGACCCACGACCAGGAGCTGCCATTCTTTGCATTTGACCTTTAGTTTGGACATTCGGGACTTGTGAGAAAGTCTGCTGAACTGGTTTTCGACTCAAGCTTTGTTGCTGCTGAGATTGAGCATGTGACTGCCCCTGCTCCAGTTCCATTGGGCGGAAACCCCTTGCATTGGTGCCTTGATTTGGGGCATTGGAACCATGCAGACTCCACATACCTTCTTTGGTTTGTAGGACGGATGATGGGGAACTGGGCTTTCTCTGGGCTGGCTTGGAATGCGTCGTAGTACGACTTTGACTCTGTGGCATGTTCCACATAATCTCTTTGGTTTGTAGAACTGAGGTTGGAGAAGCGGCATTCCTCTGGGATGACATTGTGTTTGTATGCACCATAGACTGACGCCTTGGTGTAGATCCACTTTGAGGCAAATTCCATACATTTTCTATGGGCTGAAAACTACCAGAAGATTGAGGACTTTCCACCCTTGAGGTTGGCTTCTTGTACTTCTCACTTCTGGAGGTTGATGCATCTCCACCTGGACTCTGTGAACCAATATTCCACATCCCCTTTTTAGACTGCAAGACACCAGAAGATTGAGAACTGGGCCTCTGTGATGGCATGGCATTGGAATGAGTTGGACGACTTTGTGGAAGTCCACTTCGACTCTGTGGCAGATTCCACATTATGTCTTTGGTTTGAATCACACCGGCTGGAGACCTTTCTTCCTTCTGGGTTGGCATGACATTGGGGTACGTCCCAGCTGGATGTCTCTGTGGCACATTTGAGCCTGGAAACCTCTCCCCAGTCACAGGAGGCACTTTATGGAGCGGCTTGGGCTCAGAGAGAAACTCTATTGCACCACTTGAAACAATCCTGGTCCCAAATTTCTTCTCATTTTGGGGCGTCAGCGAGTCCCAGGGAACTGTACTGGCTTGATAGACACGACTCTGTGGCTGCTGTGCTGGCTTTGAAGGATGTGAGGCAGGCCTGTGACTAGAAATACTTCCTGGCTGACTATAACCATCTACTTGCCTCGCAGGGGACCCCCTTGGTTCTTGCTGACTGGTTTGTGCAGGACTTTGTGATGAGCGCCACTCTGACACTTTAGGACTAGGGAAATAAGTTCTAGGCTGGAGGTAGCTTCTATAACCAGAGGATGAAGGTGGGAAGCTGCGTGGGGCAGTCTCGCTCTGCTCCGATTGAGGAGTTATGCCTTTATTCTTGTTTGTTGTATATCCTGCAAGAAAAGGAAAGTTAAACACTTGAAGCATGGAATAATGCAAGAGATTCAAGTCCTACCTTTTGCATGTTGACCAATGGCAGCTAAAAGCAGCGCTCTACAAAAGAGAGAACATGTCAAATAAAGAGACATCACAGAATCATCAGCAAAGaatgtgatgtttttgtgttaccTGAGGCAAAGAACAGGTATCATTTCttattttggggggaaaaaaaactcagcagCCAGGGACAAACTGTGTGGACctcaaaaccagaaaaaaccAGAGACAACCAGCTTGAGCACCATGTGTGTTGTAAACACGTCTGTTCTTTTTAACTGTTGTGTCAACCAAAGCAACCAGACCCTGACTCAACAATCACTAATTGGGAACAGCTTGGAGTGTTCAGCAGAATCTCTGCTGGACACCTGTGAAGGGTCTCACCAAGtcacaaagaaaaagagaaaaaaacaagaatataaatTATGTTCATGAGTTGAATAAAATAACGGTTTAGTAATctgaaaatctgcaaaaaaaagcacaaaaatcgttttatatatttatttattttatttttagacattttagtCTTCAGTTTTCACACATATTTACAgcaatgcaacactttactgaagtttttacatttgaaaacaaaaaaaataacaaatatatacaaTACTAAGTGAATTTAAAGGCATTCacaaactaatacattttataaaactagataaatcaataattgagttggataaaaacatgtctgaagcccctactactactactactactactactacttccTAATTTCCATATAGTCTGAGAACATCCAGACTTAACCCAATTCAGACGCCATGATcactatttcatttttaaagcacagATTACGCCactcaagaaaaacaaacataatatGATCATTGTTTGTGAATGTGATGTGTTCTGATCCCAAAAGCttgaataatttagaaaaaaaaatacaaatgaaaaaaaaaataaaaatgaagaaaaaaaatatatgaaaattttaaaacatggtttttatcaaagtggaaaaaacttttaaaaacatttaactgaTGATTGATTCTCTTCACCTCCTCCATTGTGGGGGTCCGTtccttttaaaacacttttttggattgttttagTCGTTGAATTCATCTGAATCGATCCTGAATCTTTTCTCCTATAAATAAATAGGACTCACCTTAATGTTAATTTAgtctatttgtcttttttttttgacggtCCACACTAAGGACTTTATGAAAGCAAAAACGTGAGAAATGAGCTGAAATGAAAACTGTATTTGAGAAGAGGTGAgacaataacaacaacaaaacaagttttctatttatttattttttattttctttaaatctcaaATTTGGATGTTACTTTGCAGAAAGAATAGTGTTTAAATGAGACAACAGGAGTCACGCACTTTTGTAAACAAGGGGATGATGACAAATacaaaaacgtcatttttttatagaaataaatacaaatcaaactttatttgtacagaaacacacacacacaccataatatagcaaaaaaatgattcaaaaataaggaaaaaatatcaataGAAATCTGGATTGATACTTGGGTGGAGAAATGATATTTTGGGAACCACAAATGGAGTTTCAGAGTCAACAGTCACATGTCAATAGCATGCACATGCCAGAACCCCGTCAAATCCACACATACGTCATATATGACACTATCAACCaacatcgttttttttattttttattattaagtaTGGATTTCTTTGGATAAAGCATGCAAACTAAAATCCAATTGTCTGTCCAAACTGTCTGAAGAGAGAGCATCTACCAACGAGTCACTGTTAAACACAAGGCTACACGCTGATGGAGGACAACAGGACTGGGATGTCGGATGCAGAGGTATCTTTTCAGCTGAATTTGAGGCCGAGGCAGAGAGCCAGCTCGTTTTTCTGGATTTTCCCATCTCCGTTGATGTCGCAGTGGCTCATCAGGGCTTTCCTGAACTTGTTCAGTTCTGCTCCGCTGATGCTGGGCTGCAGGTGGAGATGAAGAACGCCAGAGTCAAAAGAACAGTTAACCACGAAGGCTGCAGCCTTGACTGATCACGCTTTTCTCAAAGACTTTGGGAATAAATGATGATTACAACTCTTTCTTTTTAGAGGAGGGGGCGGGATTAGTCTGTGTTTGGATCATAGAACCTTATATATAGAGAGTGATAAAAATGGGGATTATTCGTTTTAGTAAAATTGTGCAATCTCTATGTAATCAACCTGTAAAAGTACaagttatttttacaattattcattcatttatttgttctttttcagttaGAAGTACAATCCATTCAATCAacttaaagaacaaaacaaactaagaatgaaaatccatatttttaacaataatacaATCTGGAGCACTATATTTACATCATACTGCATACAAAtcaatcatttagtttttacatttaaacttaaaaaaaaaacaatacttaaaCACTTTTTCAGGTCATTATCCAACAAATTCAATTCTTTGACACCAGCAAAGGAAATTCTCATTTGTTTAagtgtagtttttactttaggtACTTTAAAATCGTAATTTATTCGgctatttccttcatttataacaaaaagatttaataaTCTACAAGGCAACATAACATTTTTGGCCTTACATGACGTGTCTGtagagaaaataaatctttaaatttgagtATTCTTGACttcagaaatatatatatatatatatatatacacatatttaaCTTAGTTGAAAATTGTTTCCATTTCAAATTTTCATCAACAACAATCCCCAAAAATCTAAAGTAATGAACTCTTTCTATATTAACATCATTCCACTTCAATTTAATATttgaagtagattttttttttactgaacaactttgtttagtttaaattgattttgtttccaTTGAACCATTTCTGaagtaaaataatttctcaCTCAATAGTAAAAACTAAAGTATCCAAGTTTTTCTcagaactaaagaaaaaattggTGTCGTCTGCAAACAGAGCAAAGTGCAATATTTTAGACACATCACACAGATCatttatgcataaaataaaaacacatttggtcCCAGTACTGAGCCTTGTGGAATACCACAatgtatattttgtgttttgataaATATCCTGCATTTTTCACATACTGCTGATGATTTTCTAAGTAACTTTTCACCCACAGCAATGCAACACCTCTATTACCAAAACTAAATgatcaaatgtattttcatttgacATGCCACACTTTAGCCCTTTGGGACAATGACTTCCGGAATTTagttttatattaataaaaacttgatttttgttCTCCAAAAGTGAGACTTTCATTTGTGTCTAACTAAGGCTATccctgaattccttcactactcactatatagtgcatttgtcattttctgctgctgtctaaatctacaattttaaaatcgaGTCAACTGGAAATTTCCTTAGAATCCATGTTCACCAGATTttggaccacaatgcactgcgttTTAACAATTTGttgcagtaaataaataaaaataaataaaatatttaatattttcctaTACTAACTCAaaactttttatacttttattagggccaggaatcgattaaaaaaaattaactaattaatcgcaaactggaaaaaattaattgcatttaatcgctttaatttttgtttttgtttcagtatttgccgaccacttattttCTGCGAATAATCACACACGAAACTctatatttagaacatttatttgtaataaatgCTGTcattcaattacaaaaaaatcggattaatcgcacttttgtgttgggattaatcatgattaatcgcaatgttttaccaggtaaaatgtatttgtacaatatggatCATGGATCATGGATCatatagtccgctttttgtgaaaaagtgaccTAAACCACAAAAGTagcaagaaaaaagttctaaaagctgattgaatttttatctcttttgtaagtgaccataaGTCTTATAAGTCTAATTCGATCaagttttttggtcacttttttcCTCGAAAAAACGCAGATGTTAGCAGGTGTAACCTCACAACATCTTCAGAACGTCGTGAGACAGGTTAGTTTTACCCTTCAGAACGTAAATAATCATCGTCAAATGCTTGTACTGTTTAGATTTTCACTTAGTTAAATCTGTGATGTCGTAttgtcagttaaaaaaaaaaaagctagtactagatagtcctgcactttatatgtttttagtagttatggTTTAGGGTGGAaattcagttttcaaaatatatgtAGTTTTGTTTGGCAGAATTGGGTCAAAttagctttatttaaatttttaattaacctCTCTATTAATAAAAAGGGAACTTAAATGGGAGGGTTTCTATCTAAAGACCCCCCAGGGTCTGCCTGCACCTTTATATCTATAAAAATGTAGAAGGTAGATGCTTTAGTAAGAATGTTGTCTCAAGTGTCATGATTAAATTGTCCtcctttgtatttttgttttgttttgtattaaaaaataaatagatatttttatgtttttaacctaACATTTTTAGAGAATGTTAAAATGTGTCTACCTTTACGAGCTCCATCATATCTTTGACCAATCCGTCCACTTCAGGGCCTTCCAGAGCACCGGTCTTACTCTAAACAGACATAAACATGATTCATTAAAGCTTTTTATTGAGACAAGTATTCAAAGTAAAGTAAATCAACCATTTGGGGGAATTATTTATCTCaatttagcaaataaaatatCATGAAATCTACTTCTAGTGGGAAATAATCAATACAAATGTTcatttggtctgtttttaaattgagtttttaaacatgttcatgacaaaagaaacaaaaaaatgagaactTACAACATCgtagtgagcaaatattttctCAAAGTCTCTCTTTCGGTCTTCCCGGCTGCACGCCTGAGAATGCAgtaaaaagtagtaaattttcgtttgacaaacatttaaaataaagtttcaaatcaaccaaatatataaaaacatcagtcaatattttttgacatttaaaaaaagtgatttttgtcACACTTACATCCATCTTAAACTTTAACAGGAAGTTTTCTTTCATGGacaaaattctgtttaaaaaaagcatgattaaagggaaatgtgttttatattttcaaataaaaaactcacAGGAATCAACTTGAATTAGTAgaataaatggaataaattggaatttttagacaaaatattcAGGTTTCAGTTGAAATTAAAAGAGAcaaatttaatattaaaaagatCAGGACTAGAGCAGTTATGTTCCAATAGaagctaaataaaaagaattacttaaaaaaattcaaccTCCTTTCCTGCTCTGTAGCTGACTCCGTGATAAATTTATTTATAAGTTTGTAAGTGATTTTGTAAGTAAATGTGTTACCTGGCGAGGTCATTCAAATCCAGCCTTCCattctgttttttgtcaaacatcTTCATCTAGAAGAAGAAAGACTAAAGTCATGAGTGAAAACAACCTGAGAGCGGAGCTCCTCCATCGGCCGTTACCATGGTTTCGCTGTACTCCTCTAGTTTGTTGGGTGTGATGGACTTCCTGTGCTGGAGAAAAAGATCCTGCAGAAAACCCTAAACAGGAGGAAGTAGAAGAACTTcaataaagcagaaaacaaaaaatattaaaagaaaatcaaagaataACCTGAAGCTCATTGGCTGAGATGTAACCGCTGCTGTCCTCATCATATTTTCTCCagatctaaaagaaaaaaaacagaatttaaaaagaatatgttgaaaaatttgattagtaaaaaataaaaaaaacacgttttataGGCTACAAACAAATGATTTGAACCACTGAAactcaaaacataaaataaaaatatgaggTGCCGTTTGTAAATCTGCcaagtaaaattttaacatcaatatttttagatatttaacatgttttaggggaaaaaaataactggtttcattttttaaatccatattttcatcttttatattaatatatttatgtttaattataaataaaatagttagcttaatatttaattagttaataaatgtaacatttataaatacatgatttaaaaagtgaaaatatgcatttgaaaaataagacctgttattttttttctcctaaaacatgttaaatattcaagaatattgatgttaaaattttactttgcagatttacaAACGGCACTtcatataaaaaagaacaaaaatcccTAAATGGCCCTTTGCaggacaataaataaataaaaaataaataaaatccaacatAAAGACTGGCTGATCATTGATCACTTTTGTCTGTATTGCTGCTGTGGATTTTTAGATTTAAGCTTCACCTTCATGAACTCCACACTGTTGTCCAGCGGCGTTTCTCGGCGAAATAAAAGCAGGAAGTTTTCCTCCTCAGGGAGCATCACCGTGGCCAGCTGGGATgacacaaaatttaaaaacaaaaacaagaggtgacttttacattttttttaattaaaaatgcaaattttacaACAATAATGTGTAGGGATTGTCATgcatttagatttaaaactacaataaatcaaagtttaCAACAATCATGAAATCCATGATTGTTTTTTGCTGGTAAATCATGAAAACTTTCatataaagttcaggaggatgCAGTCATACCTCTTGAATGAGGAGACGTCCGTCTGCTGAGGTGTGATGAGCAAACGCACATCTTTTTCTCAGATCTTGGATTAAATCTTCAGTCACCTCCTCCTTCTGAAAACAACGTCAAAACATTATTATTCTTTATTCGTATTATTGGTCCTTTAGTTGATGCCACACTATTAGCTTATAATGACATGGGAAATAACAAGTAAACCAGAGAAGATTTGTCAATAAATGAGGTATTTAAGATAGATTTATAAtttactttctttatttttttaagaactattACTATCagtattttggttttttttaccttcatgCCGAGACTGAGCAGCAGGTGTTTGAATAAGGCGTCCAGCTCCTTTCGCTCAATGTAACCGTTatctaaaacacacataatgttaaaaaaatgttttttaagaaaaaaaatgaataatagtaataaaaaatagtttacagtttctttaaaatgaataaaataacaaatgttttaactttattaagaCATTTTCAAGACAGATTgttataaaatgaataaataaataatcaggcttttttttaataaataaaaaaaactaatttttaattaGGGCAAAACATAgagattagcataaaaaataattaaatacaactggagaaaaattaaactttggattttttttaaaatcagtattaagttgaaatacaaaaaaagagagaatctttataaaaaaaaatgctattataTTGAAAATCAATTTTGTATTAGTTCATTATAAACAAtgatatttttgaagaaaatatttatttccaaagaaaatatttggaataataaaagagttaaagctaagcaaaacaaacaacaaaaccgGATACTTACGGATtaaaaaagggttaaataaatacacttgTGTGAAacatattatgaaaaaataatatatcatGTCTGGTTAAGTAAAAAGGAATTCTAATAATTAGGAATACATCTGTAAAAAATGCATCTTATCTAAAGGGAAATAAATaattgctggaaaaaaaagcaagaagtaaaaatataaGGAAGTCAAAAAGAGTAAATACTGacaatacttaaaataaatgggCTTAAAACGCTTGTTATATTTTATCTGTGCAACTTTGTCTAACCCGGgatgtattttatatattacaGCACATATACAATACACCAACGTcaattaagtaaatattttgtcCAGAGTTGATGAGgtctgttaaagattttattttctgttttaagcatcaataaaatccttaaaaatgctgaaaaagaaAGCCCACATTGTTCattgttaaatgtatttttttatatataaatgtaacagaattattaattaaaaggaATGTTAATCtatttgaagaagaaaaaaaaacttttattttggtgaatttgaaAGATTTTGTAAATCTTTTCCAGACGTAAATGCTTCACATTGTTGTtctcattgttgttttttctcatcttttcacaagaatttccaaaaaaaatctttatcatCAATACTACAAGGTAAAATTAgtgatttagtttattttcctaATGAATTCCACAGATTTTGTGTTAGTATAAGTtgaatgaagtaaaaaaaaatcctaaaatataagaaataactttatgtaaatgtgtctaaaatttAAGCATTTGTAGAAATCGAAGACCGTAACcgtcaatatttaaaattttaatttaaaataaagatttgcatcacaaaatactattaaaattattggaaaaaatatattttcttcctACCATCTTTATCAAAGTATTGCCAAATTTGCAAGAAACCTGCAGCGTCCAGTTTGTCCAGAACTCCATCCATGTCCAAAACAagcaaataatcaataaaaaaaaaagaaaagaaaacacaacaagatgTTTCGGCTAAAATCAAATCCAAATCCTTGCAGCCAAATTCCCCCCGACTCTTCCTCAGGAACGGCGTGAAATGAGCGAACTGGAGCATCCTCTTCTTTATAAAGGGAGGGAGGAGACAGCAGTGGGAACACAGagaaggatttttatttaatgtgttcATCAGCATAAacttacaaaaacagaaatatctgCAGCTCTATGCGtcattaaaatagattttacattCTCccagttaataaaataaaaaagccctTCACCAATGCAAACTAATGCACATTTACAGACAGAATTTGCTAAATAAAGCATCAACATCCTACATTTATAACATAAAATCAACTATATTACTGCATTTATCTTATAAAACCccttttgatttataaaaaaacaagctcatATTTACATTCATATACACCAGCATGTTCACCAACAGCATGTTTCAGGTGAGAAAGTGGCAACAGTGTTCTCATTGATTTGCatgttaaacacacaaaatagaaaatatacattttcatttgaactaaagtgatctaatttttctatttgtggGATGAACTTGTGAGCAGAAATGGTACTGAAACttatttaagatattttctatcataattatttcaaacaaaattatattttaagaaaaaaaaagcaaaggactgatttatgataaaatattgtgatgtaaagatcaaaagaaaagtaaaaggaGAGCAGTATGAGCTTTGATAAAATTGGGTTTTTGATAAACCAAATGATTAACACATAATTATATTCATctgttaaattagtcaaagctgatttgatctgttttactgttgaaaatatatatatatttttaacaatttatttaaaacaaaaaataaaggataatCTGCAAGATGTGACAGCTACAAATACACACCAGGAAATCTTTCTCAGACCAAAAGAGAAGGAAGCGCTCACAGTGACCCTGATTCCCTCAGTGCTTCGGACTACATGAGCTTTTTGCATTTGGACAACTGTCGACCGCCTGAAAACgcttctgtgtttttgattCCGTCTGAGCTGTGACAGACGCCCAAACGAGACGTTCTGGGTTCAGTTTGGCAGGACGGCTCCAGGGGGCGCAGTCGAGCAGGGTTCAGCTCTGAGGAGACTCGTCACCTGAGTCGTCTTCTGATTTACTGAGGTCGGCGGGCGAAGCGGAAACCTCTGCATCAGCGGAGTCGGAGTCCGCCTGAGACAAAGTTCTCActgaaacaaaaagataaataacaATGAGATggaaattttctttttggtaCTTTAGCATAGACACTAAAAAACGACGTACCGTGTGTGTTTAAAGGGTATGAAGGCAGGGACTTTGTGCGCTCGCGTTCGTCGTCCGGGGGAGGTGGAAGACTGGATGAACTCTTCAGAGAGGACCACTGTCTGCCGCCGCTGGACTCAGTACCTGCAGTTTTCTGCTCTGAGTCTCCATCAGCTGCAGAATCAACGGTAGAAGGAACAAAAACTCTTGAGATGTTAGTCATCAAAAAGTTCTCAATCAAATCGTCTGCAGCTTCTGCTTCTAAATgaccatttttttggttttcatggagctctggacaaaaaaataaatgttccctcaaattaatattaagtattttgtgatcaaaattagaatttttcttcacattttgtGTGTACAGTCTACAGAAGTTAGCAAAAACTACTGAGCCCTGgacaagacataaaaaaaataaataataaaataatcccACAGCATCGTAtatgcacaaaaataaacttttttattgcataaattgctattttgtggccaataatttgcatttaattagcattttgcgTGCACAAGTTAGCAAAACTATGGAGCTctgaacatgacaaaaacaaattcctacaaatgatcattttgtgtgcacagattgctattttgttattttgtgtgcaaaagttaggaatttgtgtgcacaaaatgctaatagaaattcaattttatttattattattattttatttataatttattgttGATTGTTTTCTGGTGT contains:
- the LOC112162554 gene encoding secretagogin isoform X2, with the translated sequence MLMNTLNKNPSLCSHCCLLPPFIKKRMLQFAHFTPFLRKSRGEFGCKDLDLILAETSCCVFFSFFFIDYLLVLDMDGVLDKLDAAGFLQIWQYFDKDDNGYIERKELDALFKHLLLSLGMKKEEVTEDLIQDLRKRCAFAHHTSADGRLLIQELATVMLPEEENFLLLFRRETPLDNSVEFMKIWRKYDEDSSGYISANELQGFLQDLFLQHRKSITPNKLEEYSETMMKMFDKKQNGRLDLNDLARILSMKENFLLKFKMDACSREDRKRDFEKIFAHYDVSKTGALEGPEVDGLVKDMMELVKPSISGAELNKFRKALMSHCDINGDGKIQKNELALCLGLKFS
- the LOC112162554 gene encoding adenomatous polyposis coli protein isoform X1, which translates into the protein MIPVLCLRALLLAAIGQHAKGYTTNKNKGITPQSEQSETAPRSFPPSSSGYRSYLQPRTYFPSPKVSEWRSSQSPAQTSQQEPRGSPARQVDGYSQPGSISSHRPASHPSKPAQQPQSRVYQASTVPWDSLTPQNEKKFGTRIVSSGAIEFLSEPKPLHKVPPVTGERFPGSNVPQRHPAGTYPNVMPTQKEERSPAGVIQTKDIMWNLPQSRSGLPQSRPTHSNAMPSQRPSSQSSGVLQSKKGMWNIGSQSPGGDASTSRSEKYKKPTSRVESPQSSGSFQPIENVWNLPQSGSTPRRQSMVHTNTMSSQRNAASPTSVLQTKEIMWNMPQSQSRTTTHSKPAQRKPSSPSSVLQTKEGMWSLHGSNAPNQGTNARGFRPMELEQGQSHAQSQQQQSLSRKPVQQTFSQVPNVQTKGQMQRMAAPGRGSGITGHATVSYSNPPRGRSSQSSPTKTLSWDRSDLNQKTKGASGMASLTSLYQFDGDRPKLLPSTKKNKALS